In a single window of the Coffea eugenioides isolate CCC68of chromosome 3, Ceug_1.0, whole genome shotgun sequence genome:
- the LOC113765147 gene encoding transcription factor FAMA isoform X2, with protein sequence MEKEENYSGSIPGNFTGLDYTLEHHQQNQHPQLMKPQIGEVSGDDGSNQMVDYMLHNTAQQQPMSSGFCGSTSLDKLSFADVMQFADFGPKLALNQAKTPEEETVLNDSVYFLKFPVLNEKLQDDRDHQALMIPRPINEESNSKVGEEGDQRPDQDQARGFGNTSVQLQFLGDNREKSPLTTETKNKKKRSRTIKSSEEVESQRMTHIAVERNRRKQMNEHLRVLRSLMPGSYVQRGDQASIIGGAIEFVRELEQLLQCLESQKRRRLYGDGPRPIGDSSSSIPIQQPQPPFFPGMPLSSDQMKLVELETGLHEETAESKSCLADVEVKLLGFDALIKILSRRRPGQLIKTIAALEDLQLNILHTNITTIEQTVLYSFNVKVASEARFTAEDIANSIQQIFSFIHANSSI encoded by the exons AtggagaaagaagaaaactaCTCA GGTTCCATTCCTGGAAATTTCACAGGACTTGACTACACACTAGAACATCATCAGCAGAATCAGCATCCACAGCTGATGAAGCCACAGATTGGAGAAGTATCGGGTGACGATGGCAGTAATCAAATGGTGGATTACATGCTCCACAACACTGCTCAGCAACAGCCTATGTCTTCTGGCTTTTGTGGTTCAACTTCTTTAGATAAGTTGAGCTTTGCTGATGTGATGCAATTTGCCGATTTTGGTCCAAAGTTAGCCTTGAATCAAGCAAAAACTCCAGAGGAGGAAACTGTCTTGAATGATTCAGTTTACTTCCTTAAATTTCCGGTCTTGAATGAGAAGTTGCAGGATGACCGTGATCATCAAGCCCTTATGATTCCTCGACCTATCAATGAAGAAAGCAACTCTAAAGTAGGGGAAGAAGGTGATCAAAGACCTGATCAAGATCAAGCCCGGGGTTTCGGAAACACATCAGTTCAACTGCAATTTCTTGGTGATAACCGAGAAAAGAGTCCTTTAACAACAGAAActaagaacaagaaaaaaagatcTAGAACTATCAAGTCGAGTGAAGAAGTTGAGAGCCAGCGGATGACTCACATAGCAGTAGAAAGAAACCGTAGGAAGCAAATGAATGAACATCTTCGAGTTCTTAGGTCTCTCATGCCTGGCTCATACGTGCAAAGG GGAGATCAAGCATCAATAATTGGCGGGGCAATTGAGTTCGTAAGAGAATTGGAGCAACTTCTTCAATGTCTAGAATCACAAAAAAGGAGGAGGCTATATGGAGATGGTCCAAGACCAATAGGAGATTCATCATCATCAATTCCAATTCAGCAACCTCAACCCCCATTTTTTCCTGGCATGCCTCTTTCTAGTGATCAAATGAAGCTTGTTgaattggaaactggactacaTGAAGAAACAGCTGAGAGCAAGTCATGCTTGGCTGATGTTGAGGTGAAGCTCTTAGGGTTTGATGCATTGATCAAGATATTGTCTAGAAGAAGACCTGGACAGCTTATTAAGACCATTGCTGCCCTTGAGGATTTGCAGCTCAATATTCTTCATACCAACATAACCACAATTGAACAGACTGTTCTATATTCTTTCAATGTCAAG GTAGCAAGCGAAGCAAGGTTCACAGCTGAAGATATAGCAAATTCCATTCAacaaattttcagttttatccaCGCAAACAGCAGCATATGA
- the LOC113765147 gene encoding transcription factor FAMA isoform X1: MTMLFFFQPEMLQGSIPGNFTGLDYTLEHHQQNQHPQLMKPQIGEVSGDDGSNQMVDYMLHNTAQQQPMSSGFCGSTSLDKLSFADVMQFADFGPKLALNQAKTPEEETVLNDSVYFLKFPVLNEKLQDDRDHQALMIPRPINEESNSKVGEEGDQRPDQDQARGFGNTSVQLQFLGDNREKSPLTTETKNKKKRSRTIKSSEEVESQRMTHIAVERNRRKQMNEHLRVLRSLMPGSYVQRGDQASIIGGAIEFVRELEQLLQCLESQKRRRLYGDGPRPIGDSSSSIPIQQPQPPFFPGMPLSSDQMKLVELETGLHEETAESKSCLADVEVKLLGFDALIKILSRRRPGQLIKTIAALEDLQLNILHTNITTIEQTVLYSFNVKVASEARFTAEDIANSIQQIFSFIHANSSI, translated from the exons ATGACTATGCTGTTTTTCTTTCAACCTGAAATGTTGCAGGGTTCCATTCCTGGAAATTTCACAGGACTTGACTACACACTAGAACATCATCAGCAGAATCAGCATCCACAGCTGATGAAGCCACAGATTGGAGAAGTATCGGGTGACGATGGCAGTAATCAAATGGTGGATTACATGCTCCACAACACTGCTCAGCAACAGCCTATGTCTTCTGGCTTTTGTGGTTCAACTTCTTTAGATAAGTTGAGCTTTGCTGATGTGATGCAATTTGCCGATTTTGGTCCAAAGTTAGCCTTGAATCAAGCAAAAACTCCAGAGGAGGAAACTGTCTTGAATGATTCAGTTTACTTCCTTAAATTTCCGGTCTTGAATGAGAAGTTGCAGGATGACCGTGATCATCAAGCCCTTATGATTCCTCGACCTATCAATGAAGAAAGCAACTCTAAAGTAGGGGAAGAAGGTGATCAAAGACCTGATCAAGATCAAGCCCGGGGTTTCGGAAACACATCAGTTCAACTGCAATTTCTTGGTGATAACCGAGAAAAGAGTCCTTTAACAACAGAAActaagaacaagaaaaaaagatcTAGAACTATCAAGTCGAGTGAAGAAGTTGAGAGCCAGCGGATGACTCACATAGCAGTAGAAAGAAACCGTAGGAAGCAAATGAATGAACATCTTCGAGTTCTTAGGTCTCTCATGCCTGGCTCATACGTGCAAAGG GGAGATCAAGCATCAATAATTGGCGGGGCAATTGAGTTCGTAAGAGAATTGGAGCAACTTCTTCAATGTCTAGAATCACAAAAAAGGAGGAGGCTATATGGAGATGGTCCAAGACCAATAGGAGATTCATCATCATCAATTCCAATTCAGCAACCTCAACCCCCATTTTTTCCTGGCATGCCTCTTTCTAGTGATCAAATGAAGCTTGTTgaattggaaactggactacaTGAAGAAACAGCTGAGAGCAAGTCATGCTTGGCTGATGTTGAGGTGAAGCTCTTAGGGTTTGATGCATTGATCAAGATATTGTCTAGAAGAAGACCTGGACAGCTTATTAAGACCATTGCTGCCCTTGAGGATTTGCAGCTCAATATTCTTCATACCAACATAACCACAATTGAACAGACTGTTCTATATTCTTTCAATGTCAAG GTAGCAAGCGAAGCAAGGTTCACAGCTGAAGATATAGCAAATTCCATTCAacaaattttcagttttatccaCGCAAACAGCAGCATATGA
- the LOC113765148 gene encoding 60S ribosomal protein L13a-4-like → MVSGSGICAKRVVVDARHHMLGRLASILAKELLNGQKVVVVRCEEICLSGGLVRQKMKYHRFLRKRMNTKPSHGPIHFRAPSKILWRTIRGMIPHKTKRGAAALARLKVYEGIPPPYDKIKRMVIPDALKVLRLQAGHKYCLLGKLSSEVGWNHYDTIRELEKKRKERAQVAYQRKKQLTQLRIKAEKAAEEKLGPQLEVIAPIKY, encoded by the exons atGGTTTCCGGGTCAGGGATCTGCGCCAAGCGGGTGGTGGTGGATGCTAGGCACCACATGTTGGGGCGGCTGGCCTCCATTTTGGCTAAGGAATTGCTGAATGGCCAGAAAGTTGTGGTGGTTAGATGCGAGGAAATTTGCCTTTCCGGTGGCTTAGTTCGTCAGAAAATGAAATACCATAGGTTTCTCCGTAAGAGGATGAACACCAAGCCTTCTCATGGTCCCATTCACTTCCGAGCTCCTTCTAAAATCCTCTGGCGCACCATTCGTGG CATGATTCCCCACAAGACAAAGCGAGGAGCAGCTGCACTCGCTCGTTTGAAGGTTTATGAGGGGATCCCACCACCATATGACAAGATAAAGAGGATGGTCATCCCTGATGCTCTCAA GGTTCTGAGGCTACAAGCTGGACACAAATACTGTTTGTTGGGAAAGCTTTCGTCTGAGGTTGGATGGAACCACTATGATACCATCAGG GAGCTtgagaagaagaggaaagagcGAGCTCAGGTAGCATATCAGAGGAAGAAACAGTTAACACAACTGAGGATTAAAGCTGAGAAGGCTGCTGAGGAAAAGCTTGGCCCCCAACTTGAAGTTATTGCTCCTATCAAGTACTAG